Proteins co-encoded in one Kutzneria chonburiensis genomic window:
- a CDS encoding KamA family radical SAM protein, protein MTALYETRAAEVTAAATAAEPQPYEYVRRELVEPDWRRFPGWRDITEAQWRDAQWQRVHCVKNLKQLRAVVGDLLTERFYDDLAADQQNLATMSMLLPPQMLNTMAVDAALEPAAFTEAFYADPVRRYMLPVASDRITTWASHPHSSRDSLHEAEMWVVEGLTHRYPTKVLAEMVSTCPQYCGHCTRMDLVGNSTPQIDKHKLLLKPVDRQDAMIDYLKRTPGVRDVVVSGGDVANMPWPQLESFLMRLLDIPTVRDVRLATKALAGMPQHWIQPKVVEGLERVARTAHRRGVNLAIHTHVNHAQSVTPLVAEAARTALDVGVRDVRNQGVLMRGVNNTAENLLDLCFALQGEANILPYYFYMCDMIPNAEHWRLAVWEAQELQHAIMGYLPGYATPRIVCDVPYVGKRWVHQLSEYDRELGISYWTKNYRTGIEHDDADALTRTYPYYDPIYTLGDAGQTWWSNQES, encoded by the coding sequence ATGACAGCGCTGTACGAGACCCGTGCCGCCGAGGTCACCGCGGCGGCCACCGCCGCCGAACCCCAGCCGTACGAGTACGTCCGGCGCGAACTGGTCGAACCCGACTGGCGACGCTTCCCCGGCTGGCGCGACATCACCGAAGCCCAGTGGCGCGACGCCCAATGGCAGCGCGTGCACTGCGTCAAGAACCTCAAGCAGCTCCGCGCCGTCGTCGGCGACCTGCTCACCGAGCGCTTCTACGACGACCTGGCCGCCGACCAGCAGAACCTCGCCACCATGTCGATGCTGCTGCCGCCCCAGATGCTCAACACCATGGCCGTCGACGCGGCCCTGGAACCGGCCGCCTTCACCGAGGCCTTCTACGCCGACCCGGTCCGCCGCTACATGCTCCCCGTGGCCAGCGACCGCATCACCACCTGGGCCAGCCACCCCCACAGCTCCCGCGACTCACTGCACGAAGCCGAGATGTGGGTCGTCGAAGGCCTCACCCACCGCTACCCCACCAAGGTCCTGGCCGAAATGGTCTCGACCTGCCCCCAGTACTGCGGCCACTGCACCCGCATGGACCTGGTCGGCAACTCCACCCCCCAGATCGACAAGCACAAACTCCTGCTCAAACCGGTCGACCGGCAAGACGCCATGATCGACTACCTCAAGCGCACCCCCGGCGTCCGCGACGTCGTCGTCTCCGGCGGCGACGTGGCCAACATGCCCTGGCCCCAGCTCGAGTCCTTCCTCATGCGCCTGCTGGACATCCCCACCGTCCGCGACGTCCGACTCGCCACCAAGGCACTCGCCGGCATGCCCCAGCACTGGATCCAGCCCAAGGTCGTCGAAGGACTCGAGCGCGTCGCCCGCACCGCCCACCGGCGCGGCGTCAACCTCGCCATCCACACCCACGTCAACCACGCCCAGTCGGTCACCCCACTGGTCGCCGAAGCCGCCCGCACCGCCCTCGACGTCGGCGTCCGCGACGTCCGCAACCAGGGCGTGCTCATGCGCGGCGTCAACAACACCGCCGAGAACCTGCTCGACCTGTGCTTCGCCCTGCAAGGCGAAGCCAACATCCTGCCGTACTACTTCTACATGTGCGACATGATCCCCAACGCCGAACACTGGCGACTGGCCGTCTGGGAAGCACAGGAACTCCAGCACGCCATCATGGGCTACCTGCCCGGCTACGCCACCCCACGCATCGTCTGCGACGTCCCCTACGTCGGCAAGCGCTGGGTCCACCAGCTCTCCGAGTACGACCGCGAACTCGGCATCTCCTACTGGACCAAGAACTACCGCACCGGCATCGAACACGACGACGCCG